From the genome of Magnetococcales bacterium, one region includes:
- a CDS encoding O-antigen ligase family protein: MSLDRTATLVEWLKYLTYFLAAFLVLVVARTRERLRILAWTILFCGIFQAVFGLFVYFTGFDISWWVPESKGSVHGTYVNRNHFAGLLEMAIPLGFGLLLGWMRSSESQRSFRESLIWALQKISSRNGVVSSLLVLMFLALFLSTSRGGNMALLVSLLLVVILAQFRRRKSNREKRLIIPILILSLIAGGGMGIGILTERFKGSFMEQSGRLEVHAGTVEMIGHYPIFGAGSGTFKYIFPIYRTEKIQKFNDHAHNDYLEILAAQGLLGFGLLGAAFISCWWTMVRRYLRRRDPFARGILFASLAGTLSLSLHGLVDFNFQIPANAYFFWILLAMGLQASIIPHAAFPGGHHRKNRSDKAVSFPSELSR; encoded by the coding sequence GTGTCCCTTGACAGAACGGCCACCCTGGTGGAGTGGCTGAAATATTTAACCTATTTTTTGGCGGCTTTTCTGGTGTTGGTGGTGGCGCGAACCCGGGAACGTTTGCGCATATTGGCCTGGACCATTCTTTTTTGTGGAATTTTTCAGGCTGTTTTCGGGTTGTTCGTGTACTTTACCGGCTTTGATATTTCCTGGTGGGTTCCTGAAAGCAAGGGGAGCGTCCATGGAACGTATGTCAACAGGAATCATTTTGCCGGATTGTTGGAGATGGCCATTCCGCTTGGATTTGGCTTGTTGCTTGGCTGGATGCGCAGCAGTGAAAGTCAAAGGAGCTTCAGGGAATCCCTGATATGGGCACTTCAGAAGATCAGCAGCCGCAATGGCGTGGTCTCTTCATTACTGGTTCTCATGTTTTTGGCCTTGTTTTTAAGCACGTCCCGGGGGGGAAACATGGCACTGCTGGTTTCTCTCCTGTTGGTGGTCATTCTGGCACAATTTCGGCGCCGAAAATCCAATCGGGAAAAACGCCTCATTATTCCCATCCTGATATTGTCTTTGATTGCCGGAGGGGGAATGGGCATTGGAATTTTGACAGAACGGTTCAAGGGTTCGTTCATGGAGCAGTCGGGACGCTTGGAAGTTCATGCCGGGACTGTTGAAATGATTGGGCATTATCCCATATTTGGCGCGGGCAGCGGCACCTTCAAATACATTTTTCCCATTTATCGAACAGAAAAAATCCAAAAATTCAACGACCATGCCCACAATGATTATCTTGAAATCCTGGCTGCCCAGGGGTTGCTGGGTTTTGGTTTGTTGGGTGCTGCTTTTATTTCCTGCTGGTGGACCATGGTTCGCCGCTATCTGCGTCGCCGGGATCCCTTTGCCCGGGGAATCCTGTTTGCCTCACTGGCCGGCACGCTCTCCCTTTCCCTGCACGGTTTGGTGGATTTCAATTTTCAAATTCCAGCCAATGCCTACTTTTTTTGGATTCTTTTGGCCATGGGGTTGCAGGCATCGATCATACCCCATGCCGCCTTTCCCGGAGGTCATCACCGTAAAAACCGGTCTGACAAAGCGGTTTCGTTCCCCAGTGAACTGTCACGATAA
- a CDS encoding capsular biosynthesis protein, translating into MTKTAPKADFLTGLIDIHCHILPSLDDGPESPRQSLAMAECAVASGTKILVATPHMNPGVHDNAPARIQQATVWFQGYLRQQQIDLDVRWAADVRISPNLLALAENGSLPSLNKTGPRYYFLLEFPHDMIPPGSDKVIRRLLDRNYVPVLTHPERNGSVLANPGKMAPFVEMGCLSQLTAGSLTGEFGPVVRRCARILLEKEWAHVIASDAHDVQRRSPNLQEGVREAIRIVGHSRALAMVTSVPGALL; encoded by the coding sequence ATGACAAAGACGGCTCCAAAGGCTGATTTTTTGACAGGATTGATCGATATCCACTGCCATATTCTGCCGTCATTGGACGATGGTCCGGAAAGTCCCCGGCAATCGCTGGCCATGGCTGAGTGCGCGGTGGCATCGGGAACCAAAATCCTGGTGGCCACGCCCCATATGAACCCAGGAGTCCATGACAACGCGCCAGCCCGTATTCAACAGGCAACCGTCTGGTTCCAGGGTTATTTGCGCCAACAGCAGATTGATCTGGATGTGCGCTGGGCGGCGGATGTCCGCATCTCTCCGAATCTTCTGGCCTTGGCGGAAAATGGCAGCTTGCCTTCCCTGAATAAAACTGGGCCGCGCTATTATTTCCTGTTGGAATTTCCGCATGATATGATTCCGCCAGGCAGTGACAAGGTCATCCGCAGGTTGCTGGATCGGAATTACGTTCCCGTTTTGACCCATCCAGAGCGGAACGGGTCGGTCCTGGCCAATCCGGGAAAAATGGCTCCCTTTGTGGAGATGGGGTGTCTCAGTCAATTGACGGCTGGTTCGCTTACCGGCGAGTTTGGACCGGTAGTTCGGCGCTGCGCCAGAATTTTACTGGAAAAAGAGTGGGCGCATGTCATCGCCAGTGATGCACACGACGTTCAGAGGCGTTCTCCCAATCTCCAGGAAGGCGTCCGTGAAGCGATCCGGATTGTCGGCCACTCTCGCGCTCTGGCCATGGTGACCTCCGTTCCCGGAGCCTTGCTGTGA